The DNA region ATTTGATATCTTCCATATGTACCCAGTTGCCCACTTGAGAGTTATGCCTCAGATCACCGTCATCATGTGTATTATTCAGATACCACAATGAATTCTCGGCAAAATAGGTGGGGCGCACAACCCCCACACCGCGTCCGAGAGCCCTGTTATAGTCTAATGTGGCGTCATAAGAAGCATTTGTCAAGGCAAAACGATCTACTGCCAGCTTATTATCAGGAGTAGAAATGGAGTTCGAATTCCACCAAGGCACCATGTTACGCATTGTACGTGTACGAATACCGGAGTCGGACCCGTAGCGATTGGGCATTACCAATATAGCTTCCGTATTGGCGGCAATGGTCTTGTTGTTGCCTTGGTGTAAGTTCCAGATCACATTGTTTGTAATGTTCCAAGTAGCTGGATTGGGGTTTGAGAAGGTACCGAAAGTTTCTGTCATTAATGCATAACCTGACTTGTCTATCAGTATATCAGCTTGTTCTTTGGCTTTCTGAAACTCCCCCATAGCCAAATAGCACTTAATCAGCAACTGTCGGCATGCCCCCTTATTAATCATGCCAATATAAGTCATATCCTTCTGTTCGGGCACATGCTGCACTGCAAATTCCATATCCTGTACCAGTTTCTTGATGATGGCCTCACGCTTTGTGCTTTTATAGTTTTGTTTAGGCTTGTCAATGATTTTAGAAACAAAAGGTATATCGCCAAACTGGAAACAAAGATTCAAGTATCGGTATGCACGGTGAAAATAAGCTCGGCCTAAATATTCGCTTTTGGTTGTTTCATCCAGTCCTTCAACCTTGTCAATGTAACTGATGATTGTGTTGGCGTATTTAATGCCATTGTAGGTCTCTCCCCAAAAGATGACAAGGCGATTCTGGTCGAAGTTATACCAACCATTATTGGGAGTGAAGCGTTCGTTAATATCACTGAATATAAGAGCATCATCTGTTTTGGATGCTACAGCTAGGTCTGAAAATAAATATTCGCTCATTAAGGGAAGCATCAGGTCGCAAGCTTCCGTGTTAGTCCAATAGGCACGTAATGCTTTATCTGCCGAAGCCAAAGCTGAATTGAGCCCTTCTACTGTGCTGAATGTTACCGAAGGTTCATAAAGTGAAAGCGGATCAGGTTTCAGGAAGTCGTCAGAGCAACTCACAGAGGATAATTGAATACAAACAATTCCAATTAATATCCTAAATATGTTTATATAGTTTTTCATAATTCGTTATACTTTTAAAATGTTAAGTTAATTCCGAGTGAATAAGTGCGTGGGGCTAAACCGCCGGTTTCAGGATCACCATATTCCCATTCTTTGCTCCAAGTTGCTACGTTGCGGACAGTAGCAAATACTTTGGCATTCAGAATCTTATATTTCTCAAGAAATTCCTGGGGTATGTTATAAGCTACTGAGATATTTTCCAAACGAATAAATGAACGGTCGATAACGCGTGCAGGAGCAGATATGCCGGTAGGGCCCTGTGCGCTTAGCCGTGCATAGGTATTAGTCGGATTGTCCACAGTCCAGTATTTCTTGGTGTATACATTTCGGCAATTTGTTATCTGTGAATAGCTGTTATCATTGTTGAGATAGTTGGTATCAAGGCTTTTGTGCCCCATATATGAATACATATTGAATGAAAAACTCCAATTCTTATAAATAGTGAAGTTATTTCTCAGTGACCAATGTACAGGAGGCGTGGTTTCACCCATAAATTGCTTGTCTTTATTGTTGTAAACCGGAGTCACACTTCCATCAGCATTTACTTTGTCATCGGCTGTATAGATATTTTGCACTTTCGGGTCACCTGGGCGCTGACCATATTTGGCTGCCTCTTCTACTTCGTCCTTTTGCCAAATGCCAGTAACCTTATAATCCCAAATAGCACTGACAGGATGTCCGATGAACCAACCGTTGGTTACATCGTCGCGCTCTTTGGTCGTTGTGTTTCCTGCCGCATCTATAATTGTTTCAGACTCCCCATAAAGTTTCTTGATAGTGTTTTTATTGACAGACAGGGTAAACCCTGTTTCCCATTTAAAGTTCTCTTTTTCAATGTTACGCGAATTGATTGATAATTCAAAGCCACGGTTCTCAATTCTACCTAGATTGGTGGTAATAGAATTGAATCCTGTGAAGCTGGGCAAAGACTGGTTCATAATCATATCGGTAGTAGGCATCACGTAGTATTCCAAACTTGCATTGATGCGATTATTCAAAAATCCCAAATCGAGACCGATGTTCCAAGAGGTGGTTTTTTCCCATTGTAAATTAGGATTAGCCAGTCGGCTCACGAAAAGATATTTTAAGTCCATCAAAGCGCCAGAGGCTGCATTTATGTATCCCTGTGTATATTTGCCCAAAGATAGGTTGGCTAATGCCAAATACGAATCAGCTAAACTGCGATTACCATTCTGGCCAAATGACAGGCGCAACTTACCTGAACTTAATGGTTTCCAGGCCCAGAATTTCTCATTAGTGAAAGTCCATGCTAATGCTCCGGAAAAGAAGTTGGCGTAAGGATTGGTTGTTCCGAATGCCGAATAGCCATCGCGCCTGAAGGAGAATGTAGCCATATAAGTATCATTGTATGAATAAAACAAGCGGGCTAAATAGCCACAAGCTGTTTCACGTGTGTCTGTAGAGCTAAATGAACTCAGATTCTTGTCGCCATTGGCTGTGCCGTGCAATCCCAAAGCTTCTGACGGCAAGATGTTGCGGGCGATAATTTCGTCTGCCCATGATTGCCGCTCTTCCGCTTCTTGTACTAAGGTCAGGATCGTGTGATGTTTTTTAGCCCACGTATAATCCCAGGTAATGGTGTTGTTAAGCGACCAGTCAAACCGCTTGCCCTGATTGCGAGTAACGCGATTATGAGTTTCGGCTTGCCAGTCAGGATGCTGAGACGATTGATAATAACGGTTGTGATAGTATTGGTATCGGGGTGCGACATTGAATTGGTATGTAATGCCAAAAGGTAATGTCACTTTTGAATTAAGTATGCTGTTAAGCACCATGTATCCACGGTCAAGATCCATATATTGGCGGTCATAGTCAAAATTATATCCTTTCCAATAAGCATTTTCTCCCATAGGGTGGGGTACTAACTCTCCGTTGTCGCCATATGGTGTAGTAAATGGACTGTTATCCAATATTTGGCTTTCCCAGTTGGTTGCAATATCCCCATCCGTACGATTCTGAAAATTGATGTTGGCACCCACACTGAGCCAAGGGGTTATTTGGGTATCAAGTTTGATATTTGAACGTACTGCACTATATTCATTACCTCTTGCTACACCTTCGTTTGAAAGATAGCCCAATGAGATGTAATAATTTACTTTTTTAGAGTTCCCGGAAACGCTGACATTATAATCTTGGTTCAAGCCCGTGTGGAAAGAGTGGTCATACCAATCGAAGGTTCGTCCCAATAGAAAATTATTCAGTGTTATGTCACTGGCTTGCAGTCCCAAACGTCTTCCCCAGATTTCCTCTATGCTCATAGATTCGTCCTGTTTGGTTTGAGCTTTCCAGGCATCTAATGTGATGCCATGCTTATTCAAATTAGCCTCAGTGGGGCGATTGTAATATCCTGACGGCGTATTGCCCGTCTGATATGCTTCGTATTTTCCTGTTTGGGGATTTACACCATAAGTGTCTGTTATGTAAAAATCTTCGCGATATTTCAAGTATCCGTCTGCATCATACACTTTTCGGTTATCGCCAATTGTGACGAAACCTACATTTGCGCTGAAGTTGATAACAGGCTTCTCAGAACGACCCTTTTTTGTCGTTACGATAACTACGCCATTTGCAGCCTTGGCACCATATACAGCGGCTGAAGAAGCGTCTTTCAAAACATCAATCTGGCTGATGTCGTTAGGGTTGATTTCAGACAGTTCACCATAAAAGATCATGCCGTCCAGTATAATCAGTGGGTCGTTGTGTCCTCCATCTGAATAGACAGAACGCTGTCCACGTACCTGCATGGAACCGCCTCCTTTAGCCGAACCATCGAAGCCTATACGTAGTCCGGCTGTTCCACGCAGCACATCTTGTACCGTTTTGGGAGCCTCGTTTGAAAGTTCTGCGGGGCGGACCTGAGACACAGCACCGGTCAGATCTTTTTTCTTCATGGTGCCATATCCTATTACCACCACTTCATCCAGCATCTCAGTGTCTTCTTTCAGAATGATATTGAGATTTTTTTTGTTTTCTATGTTTACTTCTTGTGAGACATATCCGATATAAGAAATTTGTATTATCGCATTAGCTGAAGCTTCTAGCACGAATCGTCCATCTATATCTGTAATTGTACCTATTGACTGACCTTTCACTGTTATATTGGCACCGATAATCGGCTCACCCTCTTGGTCCTTTATTATACCTGTTATTTTATTGCTCTGTTGGGCTATATCCTTCGCTTTGCTCATCAGCATGATATTCTTACCTTCCATGGCATAATAAATATCAGTACCTGCGAACACTGTATTCAAAACTTCAGCTACCGATTTGTTCTCTGCATTTACTTGAACAGTACGTTTGAGGTTAACTTCGTTCACATTGTATACAAACAAATAATCAGTTTGTTTTTCTATCTCATTAATTATTTTACCTGTTGATATTTTATCTGCCACAACAGTCACTTTCATTACCTGTGAATAAGATTCCGTGGCAAAAGCCGTCCCGGCAAATATAAACAGGGCTAAGGCTGT from Bacteroides sp. MSB163 includes:
- a CDS encoding RagB/SusD family nutrient uptake outer membrane protein; this encodes MKNYINIFRILIGIVCIQLSSVSCSDDFLKPDPLSLYEPSVTFSTVEGLNSALASADKALRAYWTNTEACDLMLPLMSEYLFSDLAVASKTDDALIFSDINERFTPNNGWYNFDQNRLVIFWGETYNGIKYANTIISYIDKVEGLDETTKSEYLGRAYFHRAYRYLNLCFQFGDIPFVSKIIDKPKQNYKSTKREAIIKKLVQDMEFAVQHVPEQKDMTYIGMINKGACRQLLIKCYLAMGEFQKAKEQADILIDKSGYALMTETFGTFSNPNPATWNITNNVIWNLHQGNNKTIAANTEAILVMPNRYGSDSGIRTRTMRNMVPWWNSNSISTPDNKLAVDRFALTNASYDATLDYNRALGRGVGVVRPTYFAENSLWYLNNTHDDGDLRHNSQVGNWVHMEDIKYNNPNSAYYGQNLSYIHINEKGEKQILCSDTIRTWFDWPHYKTWSESPEDEAANLNNYQGSGYADFYLYRLAETYLLRAEANYYLGNIEEATADVNAIRKRAKCKILYSKVDIDNIVDERARELYMEEWRFTELSRISYSLALSGKPDNEGKTYDINKLHEDSFWWHRICKYNNYYNKPDAPIVKGRKYTMGRHNINWPIPQSAIDANLLGELSQNPGYDGYNPSVEKWKTWEEAVADEQ
- a CDS encoding SusC/RagA family TonB-linked outer membrane protein; the encoded protein is MKNILYQESIVEIKHLFHIMKITALALFIFAGTAFATESYSQVMKVTVVADKISTGKIINEIEKQTDYLFVYNVNEVNLKRTVQVNAENKSVAEVLNTVFAGTDIYYAMEGKNIMLMSKAKDIAQQSNKITGIIKDQEGEPIIGANITVKGQSIGTITDIDGRFVLEASANAIIQISYIGYVSQEVNIENKKNLNIILKEDTEMLDEVVVIGYGTMKKKDLTGAVSQVRPAELSNEAPKTVQDVLRGTAGLRIGFDGSAKGGGSMQVRGQRSVYSDGGHNDPLIILDGMIFYGELSEINPNDISQIDVLKDASSAAVYGAKAANGVVIVTTKKGRSEKPVINFSANVGFVTIGDNRKVYDADGYLKYREDFYITDTYGVNPQTGKYEAYQTGNTPSGYYNRPTEANLNKHGITLDAWKAQTKQDESMSIEEIWGRRLGLQASDITLNNFLLGRTFDWYDHSFHTGLNQDYNVSVSGNSKKVNYYISLGYLSNEGVARGNEYSAVRSNIKLDTQITPWLSVGANINFQNRTDGDIATNWESQILDNSPFTTPYGDNGELVPHPMGENAYWKGYNFDYDRQYMDLDRGYMVLNSILNSKVTLPFGITYQFNVAPRYQYYHNRYYQSSQHPDWQAETHNRVTRNQGKRFDWSLNNTITWDYTWAKKHHTILTLVQEAEERQSWADEIIARNILPSEALGLHGTANGDKNLSSFSSTDTRETACGYLARLFYSYNDTYMATFSFRRDGYSAFGTTNPYANFFSGALAWTFTNEKFWAWKPLSSGKLRLSFGQNGNRSLADSYLALANLSLGKYTQGYINAASGALMDLKYLFVSRLANPNLQWEKTTSWNIGLDLGFLNNRINASLEYYVMPTTDMIMNQSLPSFTGFNSITTNLGRIENRGFELSINSRNIEKENFKWETGFTLSVNKNTIKKLYGESETIIDAAGNTTTKERDDVTNGWFIGHPVSAIWDYKVTGIWQKDEVEEAAKYGQRPGDPKVQNIYTADDKVNADGSVTPVYNNKDKQFMGETTPPVHWSLRNNFTIYKNWSFSFNMYSYMGHKSLDTNYLNNDNSYSQITNCRNVYTKKYWTVDNPTNTYARLSAQGPTGISAPARVIDRSFIRLENISVAYNIPQEFLEKYKILNAKVFATVRNVATWSKEWEYGDPETGGLAPRTYSLGINLTF